The Candidatus Dadabacteria bacterium DNA segment ATTCCGTAAGTTTCAAATCTTGCGTACCTGTAGGCGAGGCTGTCGGGAAGCAGCCCGTAAAGCACCCGCGAGCCGTCAAGCGGCGGAACGGGGATCATGTTGAAAACGGCAAGCACTATCCCTATGTACATGAACCACACGAGCATCCGCGCTGCAACGTCGGCCCCGCTTCCCGGGGGTATGGCCGCGAAGTTCTCAAATAAGGCCTTTAGAATCACAGCCGCCGCAATCGCGGTCAGAATGTTGGATATGGGGCCCGCAATCGCGACCATAAGCATGTCTTTTTTCGGGTTCCTGAAGTTCCTCGGGTCAACGGGAACCGGTTTCGCCCATCCGAAATGCACGATGAAAAGCAGCAGGGTTCCTAGGACGTCAAGGTGTACAAGAGGGTTAAGCGAGAGTCTTCCCTGCCTCTTCGCCGTGTCGTCTCCTAGCCTGTAGGCCACAAGCGCATGGGCGTACTCATGTATGGTAAGGGAAAAAAGGATTACGGGGACCAGTATTATGAGAAATTCGTAGTTCATATCGATAGTTTACGCTCTTGGATGAGATTTTTCGTGTATGCGTTTAAGCCTCTCCTTTTCGACATAAGTGTATATCTGGGTCGTGGATATGTCCGAGTGACCGAGCATGGCCTGTATGGACCGCAGGTCGGCCCCCCGCTCAAGCAGGTGCGTGGCGAAGGAGTGGCGAAGCACGTGGGGGGTTATGTGGGAGTGTATGCCCGCCGCGAGCGCGTAGTTCTTTATCATGCGCCAGAAGCGCTGGCGGCTCATCTTGGAGCCGGTTCTGGAGGTAACGAAAAGGTACTCCGAACTCCTTTCGCGAAGAAGTTTTGGTCTTGAGTCTGAAAGATAGTCCCTTGCTTTCCTGATGGCGGCGTCGCCTATGGGAACTATCCTCTCCTTGCTTCCTTTGCCGAGGGTGATGACGTAGCCGTGATCAAGATTGACGCGGTTGAGCTCAAGTGAGATCAGTTCCGATACCCTGACCCCGGTGGCGTAGAGAACCTCGAGCATCGCGCGGTCCCTGAGCGCCTCTGCGGACTTGCCTTTCTCGGGCTCCCGGAGGAGCCTCTCGACCTCTTCAAGCGAGAGAGTGTGGGGGAGGGTTTTCGCGGGCTTGGGAGAGACGGTGTTTCTTAGCGGATCCTCGGTTATGACGCTTTCTGTGAGAAGGAACCTGAAGAACTGCTTTATGGAAACTATGTTTCTCGCCACGCTTCTCGGGGAGAGCTTCTTTTCCCTCAGGTGGTCGAAAAAAGCAGCTATTTCGTCTTCGCTTACAGCGGCGGGGTCGGATATACCCCTTTTGTCTAGAAAGGCCACGAGGGATGATATGTCCCTTGAATATGACTGAATGGTGTTTTTCGAAAGGCCCCTGTTCATCGTAAGATATACAAGGAACGAATCGAGGTACTCATCCATTAATCTTATGTTCCGACCTGCCAGGAACTCAGATATTTCTTCTGTTCGGCCGTCAGGGTGTCTATGGTGACTCCCAGGGTTTTAAGCTTTATCTTGGATATCAGGCTGTCTATTGTCTCCGGGACGTCGTGAACGTCGTTCTCAAGTGTCCCTCCGTTTTTCACCATGTACTCGCAGCAGAGCGCCTGGTTGGCGAAGCTCATGTCCATCACGCTTGAAGGATGCCCCTCGGCCGCGGCGAGGTTTATGAGCCTTCCTCCGCCGAGAACGTTGATCCTTCTTCCGTTTTTAAGCGTATGTTCCTCAACGTATTCCCTTATGACTCTTTTCGAGGTCGTTATCTCGCCAAGGGCGTCGAGATCAAGTTCCACGTTGAAGTGTCCTGAATTGGCTACGATCGCCCCGTCTTTCATTCTCTCAAAATGCTTTTTCCTTATGACGTGTATGTTGCCCGTAACGGTGCAGAAGAAGTCTCCAAGCGGCGCTGCCTTCTCCATCGTCATTACCCTGAATCCGTCCATGGTGGCCTCAAGTCCCGCAAGCGGCTCAACCTCGGTCACGATGACGTTCGCTCCCAGTCCCCTGGCCCTCATGGCAAGTCCTTTTCCGCACCAGCCGTATCCTGCGACTACGAAGGTCGTGCCGGAGACAAGCCTGTTGGTGGCGCGTATGATTCCGTCAAGGGTGCTCTGCCCCGTGCCGTAGCGGTTATCGAAAAGGTGTTTGGTATCTGCGTTGTTAACGGCGATTATCGGATACTGAAGCACTCCGTCATCCGCCATGCTCTTGAGTCTTATCACTCCGGTCGTGGTCTCCTCGGTTCCCCCGATTACGTCGTCTATCAGGTCTTTTCGGTCCGTGTGCAGCGTTGATACCAGGTCTGCCCCGTCATCCATGGTTACGTGCGGGCGGGCGGCCAGAACGGCGTTTATGTGCTTGTAGTAGGTTTTGGTGTTTTCCCCTTTTATCGCGAAAACGGAGATTTTATGGTTCTTTACGAGGTGGGCGGCGACGTCATCCTGAGTGCTTAGGGGATTTGACGCGCAGAGGTAGGCTTCTGCTCCTCCGGCCTTAAGGGTGGTCATGAGGTTCCCGGTTTCCGTGGTAACGTGAAGGCACGCGGCGACCCTTACTCCCTTAAGCGGCTTTTCCTTCTTGAATCTTTCCTCTATCTGCTTTAGAACGGGCATTTCCTGTGCGGCCCATTCGCTTCTCAGTTTCCCCTCGCGGGCAAGCTTTAAGTCTTTTACGTGGTAATCCATTCTTTCCTCCGTTGCTTTTTCGCGGTCAGAAGCCCCGAGCGTGTTTTGGCTCAGACATTTTTCAAGGCTTTTTTAAGTTCCGCCTTTTTATCCGTTTTCTCCCACGAGAAAGTCTTTTCGTTTCTCCCGAAATGTCCGTAAGAGGCGGTTTTTCTGTAAATAGGTCTTTTGAGATCTAGGTGCGAGATTATCCCCCCGGGAGTAAGGTCAAAGACTTTCCTTGCGGCTTTCGAGATCTTCTCTTCGGGTATTTTCGATGTGCCGAAGGTATCGATCATTACCGAAACCGGTTCCGCAACCCCTATGGCGTAGGCAAGCTGCACCTCGCAGCGCTTGGCCAGTTTGGCCGCGACTATGTTTTTCGCCACGTACCTTGCCATGTATGCCGCGCTTCTGTCGACCTTGGAGGGGTCTTTTCCAGAAAACGCCCCGCCGCCGTGTCTTGACCATCCGCCGTAGGTGTCGACTATGATCTTTCTTCCCGTGAGGCCTGTGTCCGCCACGGGACCCCCGATCACAAACCTGCCTGTGGGGTTTATATGGATTTTCGTATTTTTCGAAATAAGGTCTCCCATGCAGTGGTTTATTACTTCCTGCCTGATTTCTTTTCTAAGGGTCGCAGTCGAGACGTTCGCTGAGTGCTGCGATGATACGACTACCGCGTCCACTCCGACCGGTTTCCCGTCTTCGTACCTGAAGGTGACCTGGCTTTTTCCGTCCGGTCTTAAAAACGGCAGAATCCCCTTTTTTCTTACTTCGGAGAGACGCTTTGCCAGTCTGTGAGCGTAGAGTATGGGGGAGGGCATGCGTTCCCGGGTTTCATCGCACGCGTAGCCGAACATGAGTCCCTGGTCTCCGGCTCCTTGCTTGCTCTTGCCCCCTTTTTTGTTGACTCCACGTGCTATGTTCGCGGACTGCTCGTCTATTGCTAGGAGAACCGAACAGGTGTTCGCGTCAAAACCCATTTCGCTGTCCGTGTAGCCGATCTCTTTTATCGTGTCTCTTACCACCTTCTGTATGTTGACCTGGGCTTCTGTAGTTATCTCTGCGGAGATCACTACGAGTCCGGTTGTGATCAGTGTTTCGCACGCGACCCTGCTATCGGAGTCCTTCTTGATCATGGCGTCGAGTATCGCGTCTGATACCTGATCCGCAATCTTGTCCGGGTGGCCTTCCGTTACGGATTCTGACGTGAATATGAAGTTTTTAGGGGACATTAAGTGACCTCAAAAGTCCAAGTAATATAATTATTCTGGTTTTCCTGTCAAACAGGGCCGTTGCCTTGCTGCCGCGGGTTCCTTGGGGGTGTGTTGCTGTGGCCGGTTTTTCAACTGAACAGGGTGCTTGGATTGGTATTATGGCTGCCTGATCCATGTAGGGGCGCGTGGGTTTTTGCCGTTGTTCGGGTAAAATACAAAGGAATCCCACTTGCACCCTGCGGAGAAAATGAAATGAAGAAACTCCTGGCTCCTTCGATACTCTCGTGTGACTATCTTCGTCTTGAAGACGAGGTGACCGCCGTCTGCGAGGCGGGCGCCGATCTAATACACGTGGACGTGATGGATGGGCATTTCGTTCCGAACATAAGCATAGGAATACCCATAGTGGAGGCGATTGCCCGGATGGAATCGCCGCCCCAGATGGATATACACCTGATGATTGATAGTCCCGAGAAATTCACGGAGAAATTCATAGACGCGGGTTCTCCTCACGTGAAAATTGTCACGGTCCAGATGGAGGCCTGCAACCTTCTCTA contains these protein-coding regions:
- a CDS encoding site-2 protease family protein codes for the protein MNYEFLIILVPVILFSLTIHEYAHALVAYRLGDDTAKRQGRLSLNPLVHLDVLGTLLLFIVHFGWAKPVPVDPRNFRNPKKDMLMVAIAGPISNILTAIAAAVILKALFENFAAIPPGSGADVAARMLVWFMYIGIVLAVFNMIPVPPLDGSRVLYGLLPDSLAYRYARFETYGIFILFAFFLFGGQFLGYFIRVPVVIFIQMCNFSPSELEIVIRAMNP
- the xerD gene encoding site-specific tyrosine recombinase XerD; the encoded protein is MDEYLDSFLVYLTMNRGLSKNTIQSYSRDISSLVAFLDKRGISDPAAVSEDEIAAFFDHLREKKLSPRSVARNIVSIKQFFRFLLTESVITEDPLRNTVSPKPAKTLPHTLSLEEVERLLREPEKGKSAEALRDRAMLEVLYATGVRVSELISLELNRVNLDHGYVITLGKGSKERIVPIGDAAIRKARDYLSDSRPKLLRERSSEYLFVTSRTGSKMSRQRFWRMIKNYALAAGIHSHITPHVLRHSFATHLLERGADLRSIQAMLGHSDISTTQIYTYVEKERLKRIHEKSHPRA
- a CDS encoding adenosylhomocysteinase — its product is MDYHVKDLKLAREGKLRSEWAAQEMPVLKQIEERFKKEKPLKGVRVAACLHVTTETGNLMTTLKAGGAEAYLCASNPLSTQDDVAAHLVKNHKISVFAIKGENTKTYYKHINAVLAARPHVTMDDGADLVSTLHTDRKDLIDDVIGGTEETTTGVIRLKSMADDGVLQYPIIAVNNADTKHLFDNRYGTGQSTLDGIIRATNRLVSGTTFVVAGYGWCGKGLAMRARGLGANVIVTEVEPLAGLEATMDGFRVMTMEKAAPLGDFFCTVTGNIHVIRKKHFERMKDGAIVANSGHFNVELDLDALGEITTSKRVIREYVEEHTLKNGRRINVLGGGRLINLAAAEGHPSSVMDMSFANQALCCEYMVKNGGTLENDVHDVPETIDSLISKIKLKTLGVTIDTLTAEQKKYLSSWQVGT
- a CDS encoding methionine adenosyltransferase, producing the protein MSPKNFIFTSESVTEGHPDKIADQVSDAILDAMIKKDSDSRVACETLITTGLVVISAEITTEAQVNIQKVVRDTIKEIGYTDSEMGFDANTCSVLLAIDEQSANIARGVNKKGGKSKQGAGDQGLMFGYACDETRERMPSPILYAHRLAKRLSEVRKKGILPFLRPDGKSQVTFRYEDGKPVGVDAVVVSSQHSANVSTATLRKEIRQEVINHCMGDLISKNTKIHINPTGRFVIGGPVADTGLTGRKIIVDTYGGWSRHGGGAFSGKDPSKVDRSAAYMARYVAKNIVAAKLAKRCEVQLAYAIGVAEPVSVMIDTFGTSKIPEEKISKAARKVFDLTPGGIISHLDLKRPIYRKTASYGHFGRNEKTFSWEKTDKKAELKKALKNV